One window of Botrimarina mediterranea genomic DNA carries:
- the dxr gene encoding 1-deoxy-D-xylulose-5-phosphate reductoisomerase: MADRSKTPAPSADGEPPRRVAVLGSSGSIGRNTIEVIRASGGRLKATVLSAHSRLDQLIEQAELLKPKFVVASDEQAAAEQSWKKLPKGTELLVGPKGLEQAASCDEVDVVLAAIVGAAGVRSTLAALKAGKTVALANKETLVTAGPLVRKMLDAERKKNPAAPERLLPVDSEHSAVFQSMACGRRDEVEKIFLTASGGPFRTWAREHLAQVTVDEALAHPTWDMGPKITIDSATMMNKALEVIEARWLFDTPAERIQVLIHPQSIIHSMVEFVDGSVVAQLGRPDMKLPIQYALDYPRRLAGPAERLDWTRMHELRFEPADFDRFPALALGFEVARQGGTSGAVLNAANEAAVQSFLEGDLHFTEIVPACRSILEAHDYEANPTLQRLEELDLWAREEIHSWVCA, encoded by the coding sequence ATGGCTGACCGTTCGAAGACCCCCGCCCCCTCCGCCGATGGCGAGCCGCCCCGCCGCGTCGCCGTCCTCGGCTCTTCCGGCAGTATCGGCCGGAACACGATCGAGGTAATCCGCGCCAGCGGCGGCCGGCTGAAGGCGACGGTGCTTTCGGCTCACTCGCGGCTCGACCAGCTGATCGAGCAGGCCGAGCTGCTGAAGCCAAAGTTCGTCGTCGCTTCGGATGAACAAGCCGCCGCCGAGCAGTCTTGGAAGAAGCTCCCCAAGGGGACCGAGCTGCTGGTGGGGCCGAAGGGGCTCGAGCAGGCCGCTAGCTGCGACGAAGTCGACGTCGTGCTAGCAGCGATCGTCGGCGCCGCGGGCGTCCGCAGCACGCTCGCCGCGCTCAAAGCGGGCAAGACGGTCGCCTTGGCGAACAAAGAGACGCTTGTCACCGCAGGACCGCTCGTGCGCAAGATGCTCGACGCCGAGCGGAAGAAAAACCCCGCCGCGCCGGAGCGTCTGCTGCCGGTCGACAGCGAGCACAGCGCGGTGTTCCAGTCGATGGCGTGCGGCCGGCGTGACGAGGTGGAGAAGATCTTCCTCACCGCCAGCGGCGGGCCGTTCCGCACGTGGGCCCGTGAGCACCTGGCCCAAGTGACCGTTGATGAGGCGCTCGCCCACCCGACCTGGGACATGGGCCCGAAGATCACGATCGATTCGGCCACGATGATGAACAAGGCGCTGGAGGTGATCGAAGCGCGGTGGTTGTTCGACACGCCCGCCGAACGCATCCAGGTGCTGATCCATCCGCAGTCGATCATCCATTCGATGGTTGAGTTTGTGGACGGCTCGGTCGTGGCCCAACTCGGACGCCCCGACATGAAGCTGCCGATCCAGTACGCACTGGATTATCCGCGACGGCTCGCCGGCCCTGCCGAGCGGCTCGACTGGACGCGGATGCACGAGCTGCGTTTCGAGCCGGCCGACTTCGACCGCTTCCCGGCGTTGGCGCTGGGGTTCGAGGTCGCTCGGCAAGGCGGCACCAGCGGCGCGGTGCTCAACGCGGCCAACGAGGCGGCGGTGCAGTCGTTCCTCGAAGGGGACCTGCACTTCACGGAGATCGTCCCGGCCTGCCGCAGCATCCTGGAAGCCCACGACTACGAAGCCAACCCAACGCTCCAGCGGCTCGAGGAACTCGATCTCTGGGCGCGAGAAGAAATCCACAGCTGGGTCTGTGCCTAA